The nucleotide sequence TTAGGATGAGGAGGCTGGTTTTCATGAGCGAAGACAGGGACTTGGGCGACTGGGCTTGATTGTTGTGAGATATGGGCTGAATCCGGGTCCTTGATTCCATCATTTCTCCTTTGATGAGCTTGGTTTTCTTGGTTATTGTAATGATTTGGATTGGTAGGCTCAAAGGGACATAGAGAGGTAGGGTGCATAATCCTACAGCAATTAGTACAGATTTTTTCCATTCTCTCGTACTGAAATCCTAGCATAGCTCTGTCACCTGTTTGAAATCTCACCCTTCTAAAGAACCTAAAGCGATCAGTTATAGAGACTCTGATTTTTACTCGGAGGAATGAAATCTGATTGGTGACTGAATCTTCAAAGTCCACCTGCACTAATTCCCCTAAGGATCTAGCTATCCTGCGGATAGACTTAGCAGAAACATAGGAGATAGGAAGACCCCTAATTTGGACCCAAAGATCTAAAGAGGTTAAGAAATCCAACCGTGGTAAGTCATCCCACCTTTGCAAGGCAACAAACCATCTATTAAAGCTCCATGGTTCCCTTCGTAGTACTGATATCAGATCTCTTTCAGACTGGAATCGAAACTGGACGAAACGGTCATCGAGAACTCTGCCATGAACCGAAGATGCTAGACCCCAGGCTGTAGGGAGGTTGGCCGCCACTTCAAGCAGATTTTGATCAATCGGATTAAGTGGTCGGGCTATCAGGCTAAGCCTGTTGCTTGCTAGGACATCTTCATAGTCTGAGTTTGGGATTAGGAGTTCTGGATCTTCTCTCCCTAGTGCTAAATTTTGAATCTCATCCCAAAGATTTTTCTCCATTAGTCTCTCGAAGAAGGAAAACGATGAGGTTTGAAAACACTAATAAAGGCTATATATAAGTGAGAGAAGGGTTGAGAAGGGAAAGGAAGaggtaataaaattataattttactaCATAAATTATCCAAACAGCAGGATCAAGGGTGGAAATATCTACTGCagtagaaacaaaagaatcgaAAGGAGCGAGATAAGAAGGATAAGTGAAGTATATTAGATAAAGTCAACTcgttaaaagaagaaaaaactggGAAGAGAAAAAAACGTCTATCAAAcctcttcaaaattttttagTCTTATGTCTAAGTCAAACTTAGCAACCAAGAGGaacttatgtattttttatttcttctaaatcaaaaaggttGTTAAGCCAACTTGGAGGACCCATAGCAACATACGATTGGAAGAAGGATTTTTGAATTGCACTACGGGCAATAAGAGAAGCTCCTTGGTTGGAATGTGATTGTGCATTATCCATTTTCCACTCTTTTATGAAACTGAGACTTCTTTTAATTTCCGATGCATAAAACTGGAAAGAAGGCCATTCTTGAGAACAATTAATAGCATTTCTCATTTCATAGGCTTCCGAGGAAAAGATCACCTGGTGGATATGGTGATTAACCATACTATCAATAGCCCACATGATACTTTGAAATTTGGCTTCCATCAAACTGTTAATGTGAGAGAATGAACGTCGACTATGCATCTTAACTTTGCCATTCCAATCTCTTAAAACCCAAGAGAAGCCCCCTGTTTGTGAAGTTTTGCACCATGCCATTCCGATATTACATTTCAGCCAGGATATTGGAGGACTAATCCAATCCACGGATCCTTTCCCTCTATCATAAACTTTGGAACTGGCCTGTCGAGTTACCAACCCTTGAGCGTTAACCCATAGCGTTGCTTCCTCTCTTATTTTTAGAACCAAAACTAGAATATCCTCTGTTTTTCCTTCAAAGAAGAATGCATTTATGTGTTTCCATAGATACCAAAGTATCCATGGAATGCTTCTTCTAATATAATTGGGGATTTGCTGATTTTTATCTATAGAGAGCAAATAGGAGATGTTATCATATTCAGAGATCTGATTAAAGCCTTCTTCAGGGGTAGGAATCTCTGACAGCGCCCATACTTGTCTGGCAAtggaacaagaaaaaagaacatGGTTTATAGATTCTTTTTCCTGTCCACAAGATTGACATCTCATATCTATGCTTAATCCTCTACTTGCTAATCTTTCTGCAACAGCAAGAGCTCCACTTAAAGCCCTCCaaatgaaatttttaattttcggAGATGTATGCATAGACCACACTCGGGTCTTTAGATCGTTAAGAGAGGGTCTCATTTCTGCTTCAAGAATCTGATACGGTTTGTTCAAATGGCTTGCTAAAGTGTACCTTGTTTTGACTGAATAATCTCCATTCTTAGTATGTATCCAGCTCCAGAAGTCTGACTTTGAAATTACTGGCTTATTCGCTAGAATAATAGACACATCTCTGGGATAAAATAATTCTTCTAGTGAGTTCTGATTCCAAGTTCTCGTGAACAGGTTAATTAAAGTAGACACCTTCAAATCTagattaatgaaaatatttttcattaaaggaattctttttctttcatcttctaaGAGCCACGGATCAGTCCACACATAAGTAGCTTGACCATTGCCAATCATTCTTTTGATTCCTTTCAGCAGGAGTTCGCAACCATGAAGAACACTTCTCCAAATGTAAGAAGGTCGGTAGCCCATTACCGCTGTTAGTATATTATTGTTATCAAAGTATCTGCTCTTCATAACCCTAGCGTACAAACAGTCTGGGTTTTGTAAAATTCTCCAAACTTGCTTAGCTAATAATGCCTGATTGAAAGCCTGCAGATCCTTAAAATCTAATCCTCCTTGATCTTTCGTTAAGCAGAGCTTATCCCAACTTATccaatgaatcttcttcttatgttcCATTGAATTCCACCAAAAAGTAGACATTGCGGAAGTAAGTTTTTGACAAGTTGTGATAGGAAGTTTAAAACATGTCATCGCATATACAGGCAAAGCTAGAGCGACTGATTTCAGAAGGGTTTCCTTCCCTCCTAATGATAGGGTACGATCAAACCAACCTGAGAGTCTAGATTTCAGTCTATCATAGACATAATCAAGCATGTCTACTTTGGATCCACTAAAGCATTCAGGAAGCCCTAAATAAGATCCTGCACCCCTTCATTGTGAATCCAGTTAGTGTCTTTATAGAGTTTCGTGTATGCTGATCTACTTTTGAGCCAAAAGTTATCGAAGATTTGTTGACATTAATCAGTTGACCCGACATGTCACCATAAGACCGCAAAATGCTTTGAAGGTTGTTAACCTGGTAGAGGGAAGCTTTACAGCTAAAgagactatcatcagcaaagaGGAGGTGGTGAAGAGAAGGCTCTGAATTAGAAAACTTTATTCCTTGAATTGACCCATCAGTCTCAGCTCTGTTCAACATGTGAGTAAGACCTTCAGtgcaaagaacaaagagaaatgGAGANNNNNNNNNNNNNNNNNNNNNNNNNNNNNNNNNNNNNNNNNNNNNNNNNNNNNNNNNNNNNNNNNNNNNNNNNNNNNNNNNNNNNNNNNNNNNNNNNNNNNNNNNNNNNNNNNNNNNNNNNNNNNNNNNNNNNNNNNNNNNNNNNNNNNNNNNNNNNNNNNNNNNNNNNNNNNNNNNNNNNNNNNNNNNNNNNNNNNNNNNNNNNNNNNNNNNNNNNNNNNNNNNNNNNNNNNNNNNNNNNNNNNNNNNNNNNNNNNNNNNNNNNNNNNNNNNNNNNNNNNNNNNNNNNNNNNNNNNNNNNNNNNNNNNNNNNNNNNNNNNNNNNNNNNNNNNNNNNNNNNNNNNNNNNNNNNNNNNNN is from Camelina sativa cultivar DH55 chromosome 20, Cs, whole genome shotgun sequence and encodes:
- the LOC104772521 gene encoding uncharacterized protein At4g02000-like; the protein is MEKNLWDEIQNLALGREDPELLIPNSDYEDVLASNRLSLIARPLNPIDQNLLEVAANLPTAWGLASSVHGRVLDDRFVQFRFQSERDLISVLRREPWSFNRWFVALQRWDDLPRLDFLTSLDLWVQIRGLPISYVSAKSIRRIARSLGELVQVDFEDSVTNQISFLRVKIRVSITDRFRFFRRVRFQTGDRAMLGFQYERMEKICTNCCRIMHPTSLCPFEPTNPNHYNNQENQAHQRRNDGIKDPDSAHISQQSSPVAQVPVFAHENQPPHPKKRAGPYFALAFPHFELSGKDESIGSNLEGSSPPKIQSKYEVEECSKRRLNVNPKKELPMKKRASLPDHDREDDHQTSYPP